A window of the Vigna angularis cultivar LongXiaoDou No.4 chromosome 3, ASM1680809v1, whole genome shotgun sequence genome harbors these coding sequences:
- the LOC108322803 gene encoding uncharacterized protein LOC108322803 isoform X2 gives MKGGRSHRPQSSDPPDEWVDGSWTVDCICGVTFDDGEEMVKCDECGVWVHTRCSRYVKGDDTFACDKCKARHNNNPEETEVAQFLVELPTKTISMDNKKALPSRPRLWTDKPIQERVHVQGPPGGDPSIFSATSVSSIFSPHLWKACGYVPKKFNFQYKEFPFWSDNDDDKDNVNESLQAQTEAQPQAQDNNKNGAGALVYLSKDGDNNGDALVLDPSSVDARSGHAKETETGKFGSEDVPPRVHSEVKKERTLLRPPVVHNSKRSKGDFGSSNSKDRSGKKRARSTSDREVDPRRRTLHSSKSVFTTTGDAKQADFYEDRGPKILKADTRSIKNKNLKETVVQECVSDDYLAADTIMEEPNNNLATTEDSSEPLYPDTTRHGVSVVDVPSEEKPNHKPPTVVEMSSKTDDAVTSALKQNNVGNASAKEKDGDCSVADNADDSLVVRSAASPHAEGYCGSAPELADNQFSQEIDRNKLTSSTKCKVKMKREDDIDNFKKPSIFHPSPISDLKNNEKLSDHKSDVEVNDAPVPSLPSCENKVGSVDISSEVIPADYINKPNEFSGDICPRKKEQEGYEGSLETQKVFSEIKDGSDSVKDPSKSEALGCPAKVLVCVGKSSPTSSTMNSKSLGHDIKSEDTETANPFTKHGAMTDSSVQIKNENCTSNVARDENPKKSVRERPKSSLNSNSKGLHSSRSVHNSVSKQANSDVRDSVPVSSKSLIHQTSSISGSSEPNVSLHNQKVQVQNKISSSAPQKVEKVNQTNIATSSKLNQGHVTSMNPSPISNSSMLSDEELALLLHQELNSSPRVPRVPRARHAGSLPQLSSASATSMLMKRTSGGGKDHYLVSRRKHKDASRDGSGSSRELEDEAKKVEKEKGPTSSDQRKQDMSYMEDAPAREEGPASMTAANSITNNIVSSTSAIANSDPSSPPEDQNLSSMQNSPRNISDDDTATAGRPAHHTLPGLINEIIMSKGRRMTYEELCSAVLPHWHNLRKHNGERYAYSSHSQAVLDCLRNRQEWARQILIEKGVSWRLKNLMIMDMAREELQKRPKGRTLSCKRKSSPKASVKLENADALLFREEQ, from the exons ATGAAAGGGGGGCGATCACATCGCCCTCAGAGCTCTGACCCACCGGATGAGTGGGTGGACGGGTCGTGGACGGTGGATTGCATCTGCGGCGTGACCTTCGATGACGGCGAGGAGATGGTGAAGTGCGACGAGTGTGGCGTGTGGGTCCACACGCGCTGCTCGCGGTACGTGAAGGGCGACGACACCTTCGCCTGCGACAAGTGCAAGGCCAGGCACAACAACAACCCGGAGGAGACCGAGGTGGCGCAGTTCCTCGTGGAACTCCCCACCAAAACCATCTCCATGGACAACAAAAAGGCCCTACCGTCTCGGCCCAGGCTTTGGACCGATAAGCCCATCCAGGAGCGGGTCCACGTCCAGGGCCCACCCGGAGGCGACCCTTCCATCTTTTCCGCCACCTCCGTCTCCTCGATTTTCTCCCCTCACCTCTGGAAGGCCTGCGGGTACGTTCCCAAGAAGTTTAATTTCCAGTACAAGGAGTTTCCCTTCTGGAGCGATAACGATGATGATAAGGATAACGTTAACGAGAGTTTACAAGCACAAACAGAAGCTCAACCACAGGCACAAGATAACAACAAGAACGGGGCTGGGGCTCTTGTTTATTTGTCTAAAGACGGTGATAATAATGGTGATGCTCTTGTGTTGGACCCTTCCTCTGTTGATGCGAGATCTGGTCACGCCAAGGAAACCGAAACGGGCAAGTTTGGGAGCGAGGATGTGCCGCCTCGTGTCCACAGTGAGGTGAAGAAAGAGAGGACTCTGCTCAGACCTCCTGTTGTTCATAACAGTAAGCGCAGCAAAGGGGATTTCGGGTCTTCAAATTCAAAAGACCGGAGCGGGAAGAAGCGGGCTAGGTCTACTTCTGACAGAGAGGTGGATCCCAGGAGGAGAACTCTGCATTCTTCTAAATCAG TATTTACAACCACTGGTGATGCAAAACAAGCGGACTTTTATGAGGACAGAGGACCAAAGATTTTAAAGGCTGACACTAGGAGCATAaagaataaaaacttaaaagagaCCGTTGTTCAAGAATGTGTTTCTGATGATTATTTGGCTGCTGATACCATCATGGAGGAGCCAAATAATAACTTAGCAACTACGGAGGACTCTTCGGAACCATTATATCCTGACACGACTAGGCATGGTGTTTCTGTTGTAGACGTTCCATCAGAAGAGAAGCCTAATCATAAACCTCCTACTGTGGTGGAGATGTCTTCTAAGACTGACGATGCTGTTACATCGGCTTTAAAGCAGAATAATGTTGGAAATGCTTCAGCTAAAGAAAAG GATGGGGATTGCTCAGTAGCTGATAATGCAGATGATAGTTTAGTAGTCAGAAGTGCTGCAAGTCCTCACGCAGAAGGTTATTGCGGTTCTGCACCAGAACTTGCAGATAACCAATTTTCACAAGAAATTGACCGCAACAAGCTAACAAGCTCTACAAAATGCAAAGTTAAGATGAAGAGGGAAGACGACATTGATAATTTTAAGAAGCCCTCAATTTTTCATCCTTCTCCTATCAGTGATcttaaaaacaatgaaaaactaTCTGATCACAAATCTGATGTTGAAGTGAATGATGCACCAGTTCCTAGTTTACCATCATGTGAAAATAAGGTCGGCAGTGTTGACATTTCATCAGAAGTAATCCCTGCTGATTATATCAATAAGCCCAATGAATTTTCTGGTGATATTTGTCCTAGAAAGAAAGAACAGGAGGGTTATGAAGGTTCCTTGGAAACACAAAAGGTATTTTCTGAAATCAAAGATGGTTCAGATTCTGTTAAAGATCCTTCAAAATCTGAAGCACTTGGATGTCCAGCTAAAGTGCTAGTATGTGTTGGAAAGTCATCTCCAACTTCGTCAACCATGAACTCCAAATCATTGGGTCATGATATCAAATCTGAAGATACCGAAACAGCTAATCCTTTTACGAAGCATGGAGCGATGACTGATTCTAGTGTTCAGATAAAGAATGAAAACTGTACAAGTAATGTTGCCAGGGATGAAAATCCAAAGAAGTCTGTAAGAGAGCGACCAAAATCCTCCTTGAATTCCAATTCAAAGGGATTGCATTCAAGCAGGAGTGTGCATAATTCTGTCTCCAAGCAAGCAAATTCAGATGTAAGGGATTCTGTTCCAGTATCTTCCAAGTCTTTGATACATCAGACTTCAAGTATATCAGGCTCTAGTGAGCCCAATGTATCATTGCACAATCAGAAGGTTCAAGTGCAGAATAAGATTTCATCTTCAGCACCACAGAAAGTTGAAAAAGTTAACCAAACAAACATTGCCACTTCCTCTAAGTTGAACCAAGGTCATGTGACATCAATGAATCCTTCTCCAATATCAAATTCTTCAATGTTGAGTGATGAAGAG CTCGCTCTGCTATTGCACCAAGAACTGAATAGTTCACCCCGTGTACCCCGAGTACCCCGAGCACGCCATGCAGGTAGCTTGCCCCAGCTGAGTTCTGCTAGTGCTACAAGCATGCTAATGAAGCGAACATCAGGTGGAGGAAAGGATCATTATTTG GTATCTAGACGAAAACACAAGGATGCATCTAGAGATGGGTCTGGCAGTTCTCGTGAGCTGGAAGATGAAGCTAAAAAGGTAGAGAAGGAGAAGGGTCCAACCTCTTCTGATCAGAGGAAACAAGATATGTCATATATGGAGGATGCTCCTGCGAGGGAAGAAGGCCCTGCATCTATGACAGCAGCAAACTCAATCACAAACAACATTGTTTCTTCCACGTCTGCAATAGCAAACAGTGATCCATCCTCCCCTCCAGAGGATCAGAATTTATCATCCATGCAAAACTCACCTAGGAATATCTCTGATGATGATACAGCGACTGCTGGAAGGCCAGCTCATCACACCTTACCTG GTTTAATCAATGAAATTATTATGAGCAAAGGCAGGCGCATGACATATGAGGAACTCTGTAGTGCTGTGCTACCG CACTGGCATAACTTGAGGAAACACAATGGAGAGCGTTACGCATACTCAAGTCACTCCCAGGCTGTTCTTGATTGTTTGAGGAACCGGCAAGAATGGGCAAG ACAAATTCTAATAGAAAAAGGCGTAAGCTGGAGGCTGAAGAATCTGATGATAATGGATATGGCAAGGGAAGAACTGCAAAAGAGACCGAAGGGAAGAACTTTGAGTTGCAAAAGGAAGAGTTCCCCAAAGGCAAGCGTAAAGCTCGAAAACGCAGACGCCTTGCTCTTCAGGGAAGAGCAGTGA
- the LOC108322803 gene encoding uncharacterized protein LOC108322803 isoform X3, protein MKGGRSHRPQSSDPPDEWVDGSWTVDCICGVTFDDGEEMVKCDECGVWVHTRCSRYVKGDDTFACDKCKARHNNNPEETEVAQFLVELPTKTISMDNKKALPSRPRLWTDKPIQERVHVQGPPGGDPSIFSATSVSSIFSPHLWKACGYVPKKFNFQYKEFPFWSDNDDDKDNVNESLQAQTEAQPQAQDNNKNGAGALVYLSKDGDNNGDALVLDPSSVDARSGHAKETETGKFGSEDVPPRVHSEVKKERTLLRPPVVHNSKRSKGDFGSSNSKDRSGKKRARSTSDREVDPRRRTLHSSKSVFTTTGDAKQADFYEDRGPKILKADTRSIKNKNLKETVVQECVSDDYLAADTIMEEPNNNLATTEDSSEPLYPDTTRHGVSVVDVPSEEKPNHKPPTVVEMSSKTDDAVTSALKQNNVGNASAKEKDGDCSVADNADDSLVVRSAASPHAEGYCGSAPELADNQFSQEIDRNKLTSSTKCKVKMKREDDIDNFKKPSIFHPSPISDLKNNEKLSDHKSDVEVNDAPVPSLPSCENKVGSVDISSEVIPADYINKPNEFSGDICPRKKEQEGYEGSLETQKVFSEIKDGSDSVKDPSKSEALGCPAKVLVCVGKSSPTSSTMNSKSLGHDIKSEDTETANPFTKHGAMTDSSVQIKNENCTSNVARDENPKKSVRERPKSSLNSNSKGLHSSRSVHNSVSKQANSDVRDSVPVSSKSLIHQTSSISGSSEPNVSLHNQKVQVQNKISSSAPQKVEKVNQTNIATSSKLNQGHVTSMNPSPISNSSMLSDEELALLLHQELNSSPRVPRVPRARHAGSLPQLSSASATSMLMKRTSGGGKDHYLVSRRKHKDASRDGSGSSRELEDEAKKVEKEKGPTSSDQRKQDMSYMEDAPAREEGPASMTAANSITNNIVSSTSAIANSDPSSPPEDQNLSSMQNSPRNISDDDTATAGRPAHHTLPGLINEIIMSKGRRMTYEELCSAVLPHWHNLRKHNGERYAYSSHSQAVLDCLRNRQEWARLVDRGPKVYGYKF, encoded by the exons ATGAAAGGGGGGCGATCACATCGCCCTCAGAGCTCTGACCCACCGGATGAGTGGGTGGACGGGTCGTGGACGGTGGATTGCATCTGCGGCGTGACCTTCGATGACGGCGAGGAGATGGTGAAGTGCGACGAGTGTGGCGTGTGGGTCCACACGCGCTGCTCGCGGTACGTGAAGGGCGACGACACCTTCGCCTGCGACAAGTGCAAGGCCAGGCACAACAACAACCCGGAGGAGACCGAGGTGGCGCAGTTCCTCGTGGAACTCCCCACCAAAACCATCTCCATGGACAACAAAAAGGCCCTACCGTCTCGGCCCAGGCTTTGGACCGATAAGCCCATCCAGGAGCGGGTCCACGTCCAGGGCCCACCCGGAGGCGACCCTTCCATCTTTTCCGCCACCTCCGTCTCCTCGATTTTCTCCCCTCACCTCTGGAAGGCCTGCGGGTACGTTCCCAAGAAGTTTAATTTCCAGTACAAGGAGTTTCCCTTCTGGAGCGATAACGATGATGATAAGGATAACGTTAACGAGAGTTTACAAGCACAAACAGAAGCTCAACCACAGGCACAAGATAACAACAAGAACGGGGCTGGGGCTCTTGTTTATTTGTCTAAAGACGGTGATAATAATGGTGATGCTCTTGTGTTGGACCCTTCCTCTGTTGATGCGAGATCTGGTCACGCCAAGGAAACCGAAACGGGCAAGTTTGGGAGCGAGGATGTGCCGCCTCGTGTCCACAGTGAGGTGAAGAAAGAGAGGACTCTGCTCAGACCTCCTGTTGTTCATAACAGTAAGCGCAGCAAAGGGGATTTCGGGTCTTCAAATTCAAAAGACCGGAGCGGGAAGAAGCGGGCTAGGTCTACTTCTGACAGAGAGGTGGATCCCAGGAGGAGAACTCTGCATTCTTCTAAATCAG TATTTACAACCACTGGTGATGCAAAACAAGCGGACTTTTATGAGGACAGAGGACCAAAGATTTTAAAGGCTGACACTAGGAGCATAaagaataaaaacttaaaagagaCCGTTGTTCAAGAATGTGTTTCTGATGATTATTTGGCTGCTGATACCATCATGGAGGAGCCAAATAATAACTTAGCAACTACGGAGGACTCTTCGGAACCATTATATCCTGACACGACTAGGCATGGTGTTTCTGTTGTAGACGTTCCATCAGAAGAGAAGCCTAATCATAAACCTCCTACTGTGGTGGAGATGTCTTCTAAGACTGACGATGCTGTTACATCGGCTTTAAAGCAGAATAATGTTGGAAATGCTTCAGCTAAAGAAAAG GATGGGGATTGCTCAGTAGCTGATAATGCAGATGATAGTTTAGTAGTCAGAAGTGCTGCAAGTCCTCACGCAGAAGGTTATTGCGGTTCTGCACCAGAACTTGCAGATAACCAATTTTCACAAGAAATTGACCGCAACAAGCTAACAAGCTCTACAAAATGCAAAGTTAAGATGAAGAGGGAAGACGACATTGATAATTTTAAGAAGCCCTCAATTTTTCATCCTTCTCCTATCAGTGATcttaaaaacaatgaaaaactaTCTGATCACAAATCTGATGTTGAAGTGAATGATGCACCAGTTCCTAGTTTACCATCATGTGAAAATAAGGTCGGCAGTGTTGACATTTCATCAGAAGTAATCCCTGCTGATTATATCAATAAGCCCAATGAATTTTCTGGTGATATTTGTCCTAGAAAGAAAGAACAGGAGGGTTATGAAGGTTCCTTGGAAACACAAAAGGTATTTTCTGAAATCAAAGATGGTTCAGATTCTGTTAAAGATCCTTCAAAATCTGAAGCACTTGGATGTCCAGCTAAAGTGCTAGTATGTGTTGGAAAGTCATCTCCAACTTCGTCAACCATGAACTCCAAATCATTGGGTCATGATATCAAATCTGAAGATACCGAAACAGCTAATCCTTTTACGAAGCATGGAGCGATGACTGATTCTAGTGTTCAGATAAAGAATGAAAACTGTACAAGTAATGTTGCCAGGGATGAAAATCCAAAGAAGTCTGTAAGAGAGCGACCAAAATCCTCCTTGAATTCCAATTCAAAGGGATTGCATTCAAGCAGGAGTGTGCATAATTCTGTCTCCAAGCAAGCAAATTCAGATGTAAGGGATTCTGTTCCAGTATCTTCCAAGTCTTTGATACATCAGACTTCAAGTATATCAGGCTCTAGTGAGCCCAATGTATCATTGCACAATCAGAAGGTTCAAGTGCAGAATAAGATTTCATCTTCAGCACCACAGAAAGTTGAAAAAGTTAACCAAACAAACATTGCCACTTCCTCTAAGTTGAACCAAGGTCATGTGACATCAATGAATCCTTCTCCAATATCAAATTCTTCAATGTTGAGTGATGAAGAG CTCGCTCTGCTATTGCACCAAGAACTGAATAGTTCACCCCGTGTACCCCGAGTACCCCGAGCACGCCATGCAGGTAGCTTGCCCCAGCTGAGTTCTGCTAGTGCTACAAGCATGCTAATGAAGCGAACATCAGGTGGAGGAAAGGATCATTATTTG GTATCTAGACGAAAACACAAGGATGCATCTAGAGATGGGTCTGGCAGTTCTCGTGAGCTGGAAGATGAAGCTAAAAAGGTAGAGAAGGAGAAGGGTCCAACCTCTTCTGATCAGAGGAAACAAGATATGTCATATATGGAGGATGCTCCTGCGAGGGAAGAAGGCCCTGCATCTATGACAGCAGCAAACTCAATCACAAACAACATTGTTTCTTCCACGTCTGCAATAGCAAACAGTGATCCATCCTCCCCTCCAGAGGATCAGAATTTATCATCCATGCAAAACTCACCTAGGAATATCTCTGATGATGATACAGCGACTGCTGGAAGGCCAGCTCATCACACCTTACCTG GTTTAATCAATGAAATTATTATGAGCAAAGGCAGGCGCATGACATATGAGGAACTCTGTAGTGCTGTGCTACCG CACTGGCATAACTTGAGGAAACACAATGGAGAGCGTTACGCATACTCAAGTCACTCCCAGGCTGTTCTTGATTGTTTGAGGAACCGGCAAGAATGGGCAAGGTTGGTTGATCGTGGTCCAAAGGTATACGGAT ACAAATTCTAA
- the LOC108322803 gene encoding uncharacterized protein LOC108322803 isoform X1: protein MKGGRSHRPQSSDPPDEWVDGSWTVDCICGVTFDDGEEMVKCDECGVWVHTRCSRYVKGDDTFACDKCKARHNNNPEETEVAQFLVELPTKTISMDNKKALPSRPRLWTDKPIQERVHVQGPPGGDPSIFSATSVSSIFSPHLWKACGYVPKKFNFQYKEFPFWSDNDDDKDNVNESLQAQTEAQPQAQDNNKNGAGALVYLSKDGDNNGDALVLDPSSVDARSGHAKETETGKFGSEDVPPRVHSEVKKERTLLRPPVVHNSKRSKGDFGSSNSKDRSGKKRARSTSDREVDPRRRTLHSSKSVFTTTGDAKQADFYEDRGPKILKADTRSIKNKNLKETVVQECVSDDYLAADTIMEEPNNNLATTEDSSEPLYPDTTRHGVSVVDVPSEEKPNHKPPTVVEMSSKTDDAVTSALKQNNVGNASAKEKDGDCSVADNADDSLVVRSAASPHAEGYCGSAPELADNQFSQEIDRNKLTSSTKCKVKMKREDDIDNFKKPSIFHPSPISDLKNNEKLSDHKSDVEVNDAPVPSLPSCENKVGSVDISSEVIPADYINKPNEFSGDICPRKKEQEGYEGSLETQKVFSEIKDGSDSVKDPSKSEALGCPAKVLVCVGKSSPTSSTMNSKSLGHDIKSEDTETANPFTKHGAMTDSSVQIKNENCTSNVARDENPKKSVRERPKSSLNSNSKGLHSSRSVHNSVSKQANSDVRDSVPVSSKSLIHQTSSISGSSEPNVSLHNQKVQVQNKISSSAPQKVEKVNQTNIATSSKLNQGHVTSMNPSPISNSSMLSDEELALLLHQELNSSPRVPRVPRARHAGSLPQLSSASATSMLMKRTSGGGKDHYLVSRRKHKDASRDGSGSSRELEDEAKKVEKEKGPTSSDQRKQDMSYMEDAPAREEGPASMTAANSITNNIVSSTSAIANSDPSSPPEDQNLSSMQNSPRNISDDDTATAGRPAHHTLPGLINEIIMSKGRRMTYEELCSAVLPHWHNLRKHNGERYAYSSHSQAVLDCLRNRQEWARLVDRGPKTNSNRKRRKLEAEESDDNGYGKGRTAKETEGKNFELQKEEFPKGKRKARKRRRLALQGRAVKDVRRRQKTDSLTDEDVGPFSNSSEESMFSEDEIQVGRICPAGSTSDEAGSA, encoded by the exons ATGAAAGGGGGGCGATCACATCGCCCTCAGAGCTCTGACCCACCGGATGAGTGGGTGGACGGGTCGTGGACGGTGGATTGCATCTGCGGCGTGACCTTCGATGACGGCGAGGAGATGGTGAAGTGCGACGAGTGTGGCGTGTGGGTCCACACGCGCTGCTCGCGGTACGTGAAGGGCGACGACACCTTCGCCTGCGACAAGTGCAAGGCCAGGCACAACAACAACCCGGAGGAGACCGAGGTGGCGCAGTTCCTCGTGGAACTCCCCACCAAAACCATCTCCATGGACAACAAAAAGGCCCTACCGTCTCGGCCCAGGCTTTGGACCGATAAGCCCATCCAGGAGCGGGTCCACGTCCAGGGCCCACCCGGAGGCGACCCTTCCATCTTTTCCGCCACCTCCGTCTCCTCGATTTTCTCCCCTCACCTCTGGAAGGCCTGCGGGTACGTTCCCAAGAAGTTTAATTTCCAGTACAAGGAGTTTCCCTTCTGGAGCGATAACGATGATGATAAGGATAACGTTAACGAGAGTTTACAAGCACAAACAGAAGCTCAACCACAGGCACAAGATAACAACAAGAACGGGGCTGGGGCTCTTGTTTATTTGTCTAAAGACGGTGATAATAATGGTGATGCTCTTGTGTTGGACCCTTCCTCTGTTGATGCGAGATCTGGTCACGCCAAGGAAACCGAAACGGGCAAGTTTGGGAGCGAGGATGTGCCGCCTCGTGTCCACAGTGAGGTGAAGAAAGAGAGGACTCTGCTCAGACCTCCTGTTGTTCATAACAGTAAGCGCAGCAAAGGGGATTTCGGGTCTTCAAATTCAAAAGACCGGAGCGGGAAGAAGCGGGCTAGGTCTACTTCTGACAGAGAGGTGGATCCCAGGAGGAGAACTCTGCATTCTTCTAAATCAG TATTTACAACCACTGGTGATGCAAAACAAGCGGACTTTTATGAGGACAGAGGACCAAAGATTTTAAAGGCTGACACTAGGAGCATAaagaataaaaacttaaaagagaCCGTTGTTCAAGAATGTGTTTCTGATGATTATTTGGCTGCTGATACCATCATGGAGGAGCCAAATAATAACTTAGCAACTACGGAGGACTCTTCGGAACCATTATATCCTGACACGACTAGGCATGGTGTTTCTGTTGTAGACGTTCCATCAGAAGAGAAGCCTAATCATAAACCTCCTACTGTGGTGGAGATGTCTTCTAAGACTGACGATGCTGTTACATCGGCTTTAAAGCAGAATAATGTTGGAAATGCTTCAGCTAAAGAAAAG GATGGGGATTGCTCAGTAGCTGATAATGCAGATGATAGTTTAGTAGTCAGAAGTGCTGCAAGTCCTCACGCAGAAGGTTATTGCGGTTCTGCACCAGAACTTGCAGATAACCAATTTTCACAAGAAATTGACCGCAACAAGCTAACAAGCTCTACAAAATGCAAAGTTAAGATGAAGAGGGAAGACGACATTGATAATTTTAAGAAGCCCTCAATTTTTCATCCTTCTCCTATCAGTGATcttaaaaacaatgaaaaactaTCTGATCACAAATCTGATGTTGAAGTGAATGATGCACCAGTTCCTAGTTTACCATCATGTGAAAATAAGGTCGGCAGTGTTGACATTTCATCAGAAGTAATCCCTGCTGATTATATCAATAAGCCCAATGAATTTTCTGGTGATATTTGTCCTAGAAAGAAAGAACAGGAGGGTTATGAAGGTTCCTTGGAAACACAAAAGGTATTTTCTGAAATCAAAGATGGTTCAGATTCTGTTAAAGATCCTTCAAAATCTGAAGCACTTGGATGTCCAGCTAAAGTGCTAGTATGTGTTGGAAAGTCATCTCCAACTTCGTCAACCATGAACTCCAAATCATTGGGTCATGATATCAAATCTGAAGATACCGAAACAGCTAATCCTTTTACGAAGCATGGAGCGATGACTGATTCTAGTGTTCAGATAAAGAATGAAAACTGTACAAGTAATGTTGCCAGGGATGAAAATCCAAAGAAGTCTGTAAGAGAGCGACCAAAATCCTCCTTGAATTCCAATTCAAAGGGATTGCATTCAAGCAGGAGTGTGCATAATTCTGTCTCCAAGCAAGCAAATTCAGATGTAAGGGATTCTGTTCCAGTATCTTCCAAGTCTTTGATACATCAGACTTCAAGTATATCAGGCTCTAGTGAGCCCAATGTATCATTGCACAATCAGAAGGTTCAAGTGCAGAATAAGATTTCATCTTCAGCACCACAGAAAGTTGAAAAAGTTAACCAAACAAACATTGCCACTTCCTCTAAGTTGAACCAAGGTCATGTGACATCAATGAATCCTTCTCCAATATCAAATTCTTCAATGTTGAGTGATGAAGAG CTCGCTCTGCTATTGCACCAAGAACTGAATAGTTCACCCCGTGTACCCCGAGTACCCCGAGCACGCCATGCAGGTAGCTTGCCCCAGCTGAGTTCTGCTAGTGCTACAAGCATGCTAATGAAGCGAACATCAGGTGGAGGAAAGGATCATTATTTG GTATCTAGACGAAAACACAAGGATGCATCTAGAGATGGGTCTGGCAGTTCTCGTGAGCTGGAAGATGAAGCTAAAAAGGTAGAGAAGGAGAAGGGTCCAACCTCTTCTGATCAGAGGAAACAAGATATGTCATATATGGAGGATGCTCCTGCGAGGGAAGAAGGCCCTGCATCTATGACAGCAGCAAACTCAATCACAAACAACATTGTTTCTTCCACGTCTGCAATAGCAAACAGTGATCCATCCTCCCCTCCAGAGGATCAGAATTTATCATCCATGCAAAACTCACCTAGGAATATCTCTGATGATGATACAGCGACTGCTGGAAGGCCAGCTCATCACACCTTACCTG GTTTAATCAATGAAATTATTATGAGCAAAGGCAGGCGCATGACATATGAGGAACTCTGTAGTGCTGTGCTACCG CACTGGCATAACTTGAGGAAACACAATGGAGAGCGTTACGCATACTCAAGTCACTCCCAGGCTGTTCTTGATTGTTTGAGGAACCGGCAAGAATGGGCAAGGTTGGTTGATCGTGGTCCAAAG ACAAATTCTAATAGAAAAAGGCGTAAGCTGGAGGCTGAAGAATCTGATGATAATGGATATGGCAAGGGAAGAACTGCAAAAGAGACCGAAGGGAAGAACTTTGAGTTGCAAAAGGAAGAGTTCCCCAAAGGCAAGCGTAAAGCTCGAAAACGCAGACGCCTTGCTCTTCAGGGAAGAGCAGTGAAGGATGTCAGGAGGAGACAGAAAACTGACTCACTAACGGATGAGGATGTTGGTCCATTCTCCAATTCTAGTGAAGAGAGCATGTTCAGTGAAGATGAAATCCAGGTTGGCAGAATATGCCCAGCAGGAAGTACATCAGATGAGGCAGGTAGTGCCTAA